Sequence from the Clupea harengus chromosome 20, Ch_v2.0.2, whole genome shotgun sequence genome:
attgttaaggaacattgttaaagaacatcgttgggcgctgcatcacatagagaaaagtatgtgcccgccacacggcattatggggcgactatgccggcaagttaaaatattttaaatatggaatgttcaatgccttatcgcgctgacttgtcccagccctaccccagcccgacagcaagtaaaatatttagtccgaaccccaatgagtcaatgtctcaactgttcatactactgacacatttacatacgtttcttaagaatagcctgcctttattaaactcgagcatcaacagatgaatgataaatgcactggctcacacaaacaagccccgttaaacgcacaatcgcgcacaaaagggagataagcatattgaaatgaattattcacattgcaagaacggaatgaaatggcctacacattacacacgctatgcatctgatatgcctaaataaaactcacgttatatgctacaccagaagaggcgcgaataaaacaagtcttaccattgaagatcatcttttttcttgaaaaatgtaagtacacggacacattccttataaaagtatctacatagtccaaccatcgatgtttaatccatgttgtggagaaagaggatggcatcaatcatatttcattaaagcttcacacttcttacattggacatatcaaacagcctcattagaatctgcatagaatatgatgccatccgacagaaatatctccataggcctacagtaaatttcccctcgagtgtcgttttaaactctccagctgacaggttcttttttttttaaactttaagtgcacaaagtttgttataaaacgatctacatagtccaacaatcgaggtttaatccattgAATCCgcattgactactaagcagaaatatctccatacagattacccctcgttttgtattgttttaaattctccagatgacagttctttttaacttcttccatgATACCaatttgcctcctgtaatcgtgttgtcacagctaggacataaacaaatccccgcacacaggaagaaggctattatcctaaatgtgatttattttactctcaaaaactAACTTCtccatcattacatttacatttagtcatttagccgacgcttttgtacaggggagaagcatgtgaagcaaacacgttgacttgactacttattaagatatttaaatatggaatgttcgatgccttatcacgcttatgtttgaaagccattgttttcggcttgcaggtgcttttgcctctggcccagtttgtcggttttgacgtccatctctctcccccaaccatccaggtttaatccatagaatccacgttgactactaagcagaaatatctccatacagtagattccccctcgttttgtgttgttttaaactctccagatgacagtttatttttaacttcttccctgataccagtttgcctcctgtaatcgcgttgtcacagctaggacataaaaaaaaatccctgcaCACAagaagaaggctattatcctaaatgtgatttattttactctcaaaaacgaacttctccatcacgtgaggcagacacgttgacttgactacttattaagatatttaaatatggaatgttcaatgccttatcacgcttatgtttgaaagccattgttttcagcttgcaggtgcttttgcctctggcccagtttgtcggttttgacgttcatctctctcccccaaccatccaggtttaatcaaTCCccgttgactactaagcagaaatatctccatacagtagattccccctcgttttgtattcttttaaactctccagatgaccgtttatttttaacttcttccctgataccagtttgcctcctgtaatcacgtggtcacagatatttatttgcccagtcagcttgttggtcttgacgttcagatgttgcgcctaaactatcatatcgtctcgtcacatgatcaaatagagacttgacattggacaacagcatacatattacccagcaatcatcattacaaatctgaatatgacaaaaaataccaaagaaaataagatagtattcatttcattgaatcgtttttaatagtttctatagtgtatgtaagataagcatatcattttgttatagattgctactatttttcacacaaataatacctaccatgatggagataagtttgccttttcaagtgaatatatagcgttagacagactatACATTGTAAAgaagtgtgtctcaaagacccatgtgactacacctgttgctcttgatgacgtgacagctgggaggagggagataaacaatcaacgaattctatcactcaaagaggttgcgtagtagctcgtctgtgaccaaaaaaccgctgctccacctactgttctggcggtgaattgttttcaacacccacagccgtcggagaagtataaatcaaaaacagtacgtccgaatctgtttccccgcccatccgtaaaacggacggacaccgacgcagatctataattcgggcttcaCACCGTTGCGttgcaatgcgttgatccaGGACTAGGACTAAATTAAATTCCTGGACTGGTGGCCCCACAGCGTAAACGGGGCTAATGTCTCACCAAGTGATTAATCAATACCTTTAAACTTCAACCCCCTGCCACGAACgaccccacccaaacacacaattaCGCATAGGCCTACGCCTAAATCCAATAGTACTGAATACAGGCGTTCAATATTGAATACATCTACGTGCTTAGTTGTGCCAGTATGTTGGCGTGTCGCTTCAGGATAAATGCATTAACTATTGTATACAAAAGGATTTATCCCACGAGCAATCATATGTTAGTAAATTGACACCTTTGCTCTGATGATCAATGGGATGTAAGTTTAACGTAGGTCCATCAGATGCGAATGATGATGTCACCGACTCGGAATCACGTGACAGTCACGTGTTGCAGTGCTTTATCAGCAGTAGTGCAGTAGCGCTCCTAAGATTTAGCGCACTGGGGAGGCTTTTAACGTCTGTGTTTTAAAACAGTCCATCAACAAAACGTTTCACACGTCCGAGGCGCTGGCCACTTTGACAATGCAACGGTGGAGTAGCGTGGCTTTGCGTCCGGTGGAAATACGAGACTGACTGAACGTTGCAGACTGAAACAGGTTAGCTTTGGCGGCTTCTCTAACAATAACAAAGATCCTTCGCTCATTCACAGATGCACTAGTTGATGACAGGTCTTTGTGAGTTAAAACAGTCCCGGACTTTTAATCCTGTTTCTTGACCCGTTTATCTGGTATGTATGTGAATGGaggtgtatgtgattgtgtttagGTTGATAGCCGGGTTTGTAGTGTCCTTCATGGGTTGTTTGCTTGGGTGGTGCATTAAGCGACTGGACTAGGAACATGTCAGGAGTGCGGTGATGTGAGATCGGACAAAAGGGTTGGTTGATACCCTTGCTGTTGGGTTGGACTCAAAAAGTCACTTCAAGTAAAATCAGGATCCTCAGTCTagtcttttttatttcagtctAGTTTTGAAAGAGcaacccaagtgtgtgtgtgtgtgggggggggggggggttctcatAGCTGTCCTGTCGGATGGTAACGGGCTCAGCATGTTAGGTACAGGTGGTGTGGTGATGACCTCAGTCATTAAGCTAGGGCGCTCTTCCCTTCAGAGAACTCTGGGTCCCTGCATGACTTCATTTCATAGAACTTGCCTCAGTTAAATTGTGTGTGCGGTTCATCTCCTGAGCTTTGAGTTAATGGTCTGACTGCACTGTTGCAGTGACCGGCGCATTTGTGCCTGTCAGTTATGGTAAGTATTCCTCATGTGGATCTTGCTCGTGCACGGTGGGCTAGGTGTGTGAGAGTCACGCATCAGCGTAATTTATGCAATCCCTGGCACCGCTGGAAGTCCCGTGACATCCTGCCgccggctgctgctgctcagggAGACTGACCCCTGGAACATTGCCGACATGACAGTTTTGCGGAGCATGACCAGTTTGTCACAGTAAATGATGCAATTATAGCGTCTATAATCAGTGGAGGAGTGCAGACAGATAAGGCACGTCTCAGCGTGTCTGTCTCAGAATGTTTCTGTCTCAGAGTGTCTCAGAGTGTCTCTGTCTAAGAGTGTTTCTGTCTCAGCATTTCTGTCTCagcatgtctctgtctcagcaTATTTCTGACCCCTTTATGTCCACTTTGTAATTAtgtgttctgtctttctccGCTTTTCCAcagggcattgtgtgtgtgtgtgtgtgtttgtttttgtttgtttgtttgtttgtttgtttgtgtgtgttgccaggtTGCTCCAAAGAAGtcaccctttgtgtgtgtcaggtgtgttttgtgtgtgtgtgtgtgtgagatccagGACTCATGTCTATGGCGATGTTTGGTGTCCATGGTAAAATCTCCTGAGTGTTCCTTTAGGCCTTGCCCCACTGCAGACAGGACTGAgcacctgctctctctgctttgGCCACAGCCATCACTCGGCACCtttagtctgtctgtgtgtgtgtgtgtgtgtgtgagtgtggggggggtcaaTCATGTCTCGAGCAGACATGGCAGTGAACAGCGAAGCAGGTGATTGGCGGCTGAGCGATGATGCTGGTGAGAGAGCCAGGCTTCTCCAGAGCCCCAGTGTAGACACAGAAATGCCGCCCATCCAATCACAGCAGAGCAGGGGCGGGACCTCTTCGGTAGCGGCCATCTTCATTGTGGTGAATTGCTGCGCTGGGGGCGGGGCTTCTCAACTTCCCTGCCGCCTTCAATATGGCTGGAGGAATAACTGTTGGACTGGTCATGCAgatggtgagaacacacacacacacacacacacttatacacacacacacttatacacacgtatacacacatacacacgtatacacactcacactcacatacatacacacactcacacactcacacagacacacagacacacagacacacagacacacagacacacagacacacagacacacagacacacagacacacagacacacagacacacagacacacagaagcagtTTCCCTCTTGTGAAATCTACACTTCCTCTTGTCTGGTCCCTAGTGTGTAGGATGCCTCTGCATCAGCAAAAGTAGACAAATGGTCAGCGGAACGTTGATTTAACTTTGACCTCACTTCCTCTTTACAGTGCATGCAGGTGTTCATAATCAGTGGGCTTGTCATCCTGGCGTACTGCTCAAaagtgagtatacacacacacactctaattgtaatgcattcacacacacacacacacacacacacacacacacacacacagtgtcattaATAATACACTGACACCAGTACCACTAATGTGTTGATgttatatacccacacacacacacacacacacacacacacacacacacacacacacacacaccagtgtcattagtgtgtgtgtgtaaatcagcTGTTCTCCCCTGCAGGTGAGTAATGAGGGCACGTATCAGGAGGTGGTGCGCGCCGTGTGTGGGCGTGTCGTTGGGGTAGTGTGTGAGGTCGCCACCGCCGTCTACACCTTTGGGACCTGCATAgccttcctcatcatcattgGGGACCAGCTGGAGAAGCGTgagtctctctgcctctcttacgcacgcacgcacgcacacacacacacacacacacacacacacacacacacacacacacacacacacacacacacacacacacacacacacacactcgcacacacacactcgcacgcacacactcacacacacacacacacacacacactctcacacacacacacacacacacacacacacaccacacacacacacacacacacacacacacagccaattcAGCCAGTGAgacctgagaaacacacacacacacacacacacactcacacacacacagccaattcAGCCAGTGAgacctgagaaacacacacacacacacacacacacacacacacacacactcacacacacacagccaattcAGCCAGTGAgacctgagaaacacacacacacacacatacacacacagccaatacAGCCAATGAaacctgagaaacacacacattgatgtcCTAGTGTAATTTCTAATGTGGCAACAGGGATGTAGAAATGACAAGAGTGTAGAGGCAGGTTATGTGGAACTGGTTTCAAAGACACATTCAATACACAGTTTGTATttaaaagtgtgtttgtctttgtgtgtgtgcgtgtgcatgtgtgtactacAGTGATTGGTGGTATGGCGAAGGAGTCTGAGGCTGTGGTGAATGCTCACTGGTACACTAACCGGAAGTTCACCATCACCATAACATCAGTGCTGGTCATCCTGCCCCTGTCCATCCCCAAAGAAATTGGCTTCCAGAAATACGCCAGGTATGATGtatacccactcactcactcactcacacactcactcactcactcaactttTTCGTCCCTGGATCACATTATGTTCTGTGAAGTTGTACATCTCTGTGGCTGGCTaggtgtttttattgttttaatgtGAAGGGCTGACTTTACCTTCTCTGTGGTTTCCATGGCAGCGCCCTGAGTGTGATTGGCACCTGGTACGTGACCACCGTGGTCATCATTAAATACTTCTGGCCTGATAAGGAGGTGACCCCAGGATACATCCCTACCAGGTAAGAACAGCATTTCCCATCATTCTCTCCAATACGATCTCATGTGCAGGGATTATGGGAATTGAAGTCCAAACATGCTCTGAGTTCTTGTTTCTTTTGCAGGCCGTCATCCTGGACAGCGGTGTTTAATGCACTACCCACCATCTGCTTTGgcttccaggtgtgtgtgtgtgtgtgtgtgtgtgtgtgtgtgtgtgtgtgtgtgtgtgtgtgtgtgtgtgtgtgtgtgtgtgtgtgtgtgtgtgtgtgtgtgtgtgtgtgtgtgtgtgtgtgtgtgtgtgtgtggtaaactgCATTAAGTCCTGCATGTGATTCACTGCATGTCTCTTGTTATTAGATAACACTGATTGTGGCCCTCTACTTTTCACTTTACTTTccctactctctttctctctctctttctgtctctctttttctccctctttctgtctctctttctgtctctctccgtctttctctctctatcactgtgCTTGAATAGTCTTTTGTAGCTTAGGAaggggctgttgtgtgtgtgatattttgtgtattttgatgtgtatgtgtgtgtgtgattttaatgtTGTACATTAAACCACAAGCAAGGTGGTGGTTTAATACAggattgtctctctctctctctctctctctctctctctctctctctccccctctctctatccccccctttccctgctctctctctccccctctctttctctatccctctctcccccccccctctctctctctctctcccccccgcctctctctcccccccccctctctctctctctctccccccgcctctctctcccccccctctctctctctctcccccccctctctctctccccccccccgcctctctctcccccccccccccccccccgcctctctctcccccctctctctctcccccccccctctctctctctctccccccctctctctctatccctctctatcagTGCCACATCAGCAGTGTTCCTGTATTTAACAGCATGAGGAGGCGGGACCTCGGGCCCTGGGGGGGCGTGGTCACAGCTGGCATGATCATCTGCCTCTTTGTCTATAcaggcacaggtgtgtgtgtgtgtgtgtgtgtgtgtgtgtgtgtgagtgtgtgtgtgtgagagagagaagtagagagtcATGTGACagaattgtgtctgtgtgtatgtgcatgtgtgttgttgtgtggggTTTACCGCATGGTGTATTACAGTTTGATGTCTCATACTTGTGGGCGGGACTTcctttgcaggtgtgtgtggcttcCTGTCATTCGGCTCAAATGTCAATCAGGACGTGCTGATGTCATACCCTTCTGATGACATCGCCGTGGCAATCGCCCGAGCTTTCATCGTCGTCTGTGTGGTCACTTCCTACCCCATTCTGCACTTCTGtggcaggtgagagagagagagagagagagagagtgtgtgtgtgtgtgtgtgtcaaaatggCCCGAGTCGGCCACCCCACGATGTGAGATGTGGGCTGgtggaatggggttgcaggtatGGAGACActgcgcaggagacagtggcttcctTAAAAATAGCTGTATTTATTACCAAACAGGGTAATcacaaccccaaaacatataaacCCAAACTGAACAAACTAAAGCCCTATACCAGACAAGGTACAACTCTGTGCTTACAGGTTTTGTGTAGTACCTTGTCCAAGCttccatccagcatgttcagtgtATCCTCTCCCCATACAACAATAAGGTCAGTTATTCAGCTGGTAATGATGTGGGTGTTAGTTAATTAGCCAGTTAAGAAGCTGTTCATCAGGGATGTGAAAACTGTTAATGAGGCTCCTAAAATTCCAGTATATTATAGTAGGttaaaacttgtgtgtgtgtgtgtgtgtgtgtgtgtatataatgtttgtgtgtattcaggGCAGTGCTGGAGGGCCTATGGCTGCGTTTCCGTGGCGAGCAGGTGGAGGTGGATGTAGTTCGAGAGCGGAGGCGGCGTCTGCTGCAGACCGTCATTTGGTTTTTCCTCACCCTCATCCTGGCCCTCTTCATCCCCGACATCGGCCGCGTCATCTCCCTCATCGGAGGCCTCGCCGCCTGCTTCATCTTCGTCTTCCCAGGTGCGTGACCTTCATCACcctcgtcttcctctcctccaacaTCATCAGGACTGATCTGTTGGTTTATCCTCAGAGACGCTGTTCAAGCAAATCCAAACATGagactgtgttgatgtgttgatgaatctctctctctctttctctccctcactctctctctctttctttctctctctctttcttaggTCTGTGTCTGATTCAGGCTAAGCTGTCTGAAACTGATGTGAGATCAGCCAGGTAATACACTTAGTACAAATTCCTTGGagccatccaaacacacacacatactgtatatataagcTATCACAAGCTTTCACTGCAGCCTCTGCTGTCAGATGcatctcacacatatacacacatacacacacacacacacacacacaatcttatcATTGTGGAAATCATATTTATTGTCATCTTTGTGTCTGCTCTATCTCCGTAGTTGGAATGCCTTGGTGGCTTACGGTATCGTCATGGTTACCATCGGAGCCTTCATCTTTGGACAAACCACTACTAATTCCATCTATCAGGACATCATCAACCATTCTGACGGCTCATTGGCTGAAAAGCACTGACCTCATCAACATGCTGATTTACTGAAGAAACAGCAACTTAAGGACTGGGCCAATCAAAAgcaagaaaagaggagaataGCCTCAGCAgactgctgtcacacacacacacacacaacctgcatgCAGCATGCCTCCCTTTGTCGAATGTCTCactaatgaaacacacacacacacacacacactactgaaggaGACTAACAACATCATCGGTAACATTTTTAATTGTCAACAACACAATTGGCTTgattttaatgtttcatgtatTTTAAAGCAAATTTTTAAGCAATGCCTGAAAGTTCAAACATTACTATGGAATCCTTTtaggaatcacacacacgccttggGAGCTTTTCCAGTTTTAACATGACCTTTTGACCTCAGGAGTGCCACTGACCCAACAcccatctggtgtgtgtatgaccctGAGTGCCTACCACAGGACTGCCCAGTCATCACACACTTCACCTTTGAacccatttgtgtgttttgttgttgttgtagtataAATGCAGTATTTGGGGCCAATGGGAGAagtggggtgtgtttgttttaacgGACTGAATCATGTGTTTGTGACATGGTTTTTAAAACAGTGGTTTCTATGGGGCTTTCATTTTATCAAAGGGATTCTGTCTTCAGGGGCATGtctggttaccatggtaactgATTATTCTGTAATAatgagatgaatagtgatgactCAGTTCAGCATTCTAACGCTAGTCAGTGGAAGGGATCGTTCTGCTTCCTGTAGCCTAGTAGCGATTACTAGCTACTGTACCTAGCCCACTGCTGAAGGGGTTGAATGACTTCAACTTCATTACAAAAGATGTGTAATAGGCTTGACTGTTCAATCAGAGCAACGCTCCTGAACCACTGTTCTAAAGCTCGACTGAAGTCCGCAGGGTTATGCTGAACATCTTTTTGGTTGGTTGTGTTTTGATGAATGTTTGTCTGCACTTTGCCTTATCTAACTGGAAAAGGTTGTAATTACACACCAGtttgttttcctcctgcttttgAAAGGAGGCTCAAATCATTGAAACCGCGCGCTCACCTACATCAATCACATTGTTGATCCACAGAACgctaatgcattttttttatgtgtatggaAATCAGTATTGGTGTGTGGGAGTTTACAGTTTCTATGGgaaatcaaatacatttttggggTTGGGTGATTttgaaagaataaaaagaaaaacctgaCGCCCAACGGTGTTTTTACTTCCTGGTTTAAAAGCCACAACAACGTTGGAAGCGACATCCAGCACGTGCTGCTAACACAGTCCAGTTGCATTGGATTAGAAATATGGATTTTTACAATTAAAGCTGAGTGTTTCACAGCACTCTTTACCTTGTTTTAccttcctgcctcatggagagatttacacacacacaccatattgtctgtgtggttgcgttaaatatatgcacacatcacacactcaagtgGGCCGCATGAACACCAGCTCAACATGAGTCAGTGCTCAGAGATGCTCAGCAGCCATTACTGAACACATCACTCCATCCGTGGAGAAGCAGCCATTACTGAACACATCACTCCATCCGTGGAGAAGCAGCCATTACTGAACACATCACTCCATCCGTGGAGAAGCAGCCATTACTGAACACATCACTCCATCTGTGGAGAAGTCCCCCCAAATGTAAGACATGAAGAACCAAGAAAACCAAAATCTTTTAAATGAATTTATTTATCAAAAGCTGGGCACATTAGTCATATTCAAAACATTCCCTTTACAGCATCCAGTGACTACACACAAATCATCTCACATTCACAATGGTCCAAGCCCCTCCTCTTCCTGAGGAAGAGGACCAATCAGTGCGGATGAGGGGCATGAACAGGAAGTGCTTGCTGGGAGATCAGTAAGGGCCGTCTTGAAGGAAGTTCTTCAGCATGGAGAGGGCGGGGCTTGGGGCCCACTGAGGAACCATGTGACCAGCACCCTGAAACAAACATGAGGTTATGACCGATGACTCAAGACaagcttaaaggtgcagtccacgattctaatacaataaagtgtgtgtcaaattcagtgaagaGCTCCTCTGGTTGGGAGTGggtacagtcctggctctggacACAAAGGGGCCCACACCGCACCATAACctgttccagccaatcagcacattACTTCAAGGGCATGGAAAGGAGAAGAAACTTGATTGAATGATGAACTCACAGACTTTAccagcgagagtgtgtgtgtgtgtgtgtgtgtgtgtgtgcaagagaacTCACTTTGATTGTGAGGAAAGTGATGTTCCCAAACTTCTGGAAGAACCCTGCAATCTGGTCATCACAGACCCAATGCTGGTAGGGAACAGTGGACTACAAACAGGAAGATAACTAGGATCAGTCTACGTGAACCGATACAGATCCCTTATACATGCAGGTTATTATGACGACCCCCTTATACATGCAGGTTACTATGGCGACCCCCTTATACATGCAGGTTACTATGACGACCCCCTTATACATGCAGGTTACTATGACGACCCCCTTATACATGCAGGTTACTATGACGACCCCCTTATACATAGAGGTTAGAATCCATGTGGGAATTCTGGCAAGAGGCTACATGTTGGTACAAATCTAAAAATCAGCTGAAAAGGAGATGGGATATTAAACATCTCCAACACAGGAGGGCTTATTCCCAATGATGTGTACAATCTAATGTAGGTCTTCACAgaataacgcacacacacacaccttgtatcCAAGCTGTTCCACAAACCACTGGTCTCCCAGGAAGTTGCAGGCCATGTCTGTGTCGCCGTTGTAGACCAGGGCTCTGAGACCAAGAGACAGCAGCTTCTCGTACACATCCTTCACCGTGCTGTACAGCGTCTGGTACTGCTCCCCCACCAggttgctacacacacacacacacacacacgggacagtTATGATCATATAATGCAACCTGTCTGCAACCCTCAATTTGCATACTATGTGGGCATCTCTAAATGTGAATtgtgtatacacatgtgtgtgtgtgtgtgtattataatatatgttatacacacacacacacacacacacacacacacacacacacacacacacacacacacacacacacacacacacacacacacacacacacacacacacatatatatatttatatatatatatatatattactctATGCCTGATGTCAGAAAGTCAAAGTGTGTCCAAGCACACATCTAGCCCAGGCTGCCTGTATGACCCACTTTGTCTCGCAGAagtctgatggtgtgtgtgtgtgtgtgtgtacctgcagatGTCCCACGCTGGCAGTGTGTCTGGGATGTGGAGTGCCTTCCTGACGTCTGCTCTGTTGAGCCAGTTCATCTGAGCCGTGCTGTTAATGCAGGGAGGGACCTCGCCCAGGGTGGGGGGGCTGCTcagcaactacacacacacacaatttcaacaGAACTATTAGCATTGTGTGTTCAGACTACCTGCACTGTCCATGTATAGCCTCCTTTCAGTAGTAGCTAATTAAGCAGACAGCTAAACGCACAGAGATGTCCAGAGAAGACTTTAAGATGAAGACGGCTAGGCTAAACGCACAGAGAGGACAGGTTTAAGATGAAGACGGCTAGGCTAAACGCACAGAGAGGACAGGTTTAAGATGAAGGTATGCGCTTTGATTGGTATTCAGAAATGACTGCCAGTGCTTCCTGATCTTACGTTATTGGCCTGCCAGTGCTTCCTGTAGGTCTTGAAGAGGTGGGACATGGTCCTCCCATAGGCTGTTTGGGATCTGGCGCCGCCGGCACAGTCCAGGTAGAGCGCATACTCATTCAGACCCGACTCGTAC
This genomic interval carries:
- the slc38a7 gene encoding LOW QUALITY PROTEIN: putative sodium-coupled neutral amino acid transporter 7 (The sequence of the model RefSeq protein was modified relative to this genomic sequence to represent the inferred CDS: deleted 1 base in 1 codon); the encoded protein is MSRADMAVNSEAGDWRLSDDAGERARLLQSPSVDTEMPPIQSQQSRGGTSSVAAIFIVVNAALGAGLLNFPAAFNMAGGITVGLVMQMCMQVFIISGLVILAYCSKVSNEGTYQEVVRAVCGRVVGVVCEVATAVYTFGTCIAFLIIIGDQLEKLIGGMAKESEAVVNAHWYTNRKFTITITSVLVILPLSIPKEIGFQKYASALSVIGTWYVTTVVIIKYFWPDKEVTPGYIPTRPSSWTAVFNALPTICFGFQCHISSVPVFNSMRRRDLGPWGGVVTAGMIICLFVYTGTGVCGFLSFGSNVNQDVLMSYPSDDIAVAIARAFIVVCVVTSYPILHFCGRAVLEGLWLRFRGEQVEVDVVRERRRRLLQTVIWFFLTLILALFIPDIGRVISLIGGLAACFIFVFPGLCLIQAKLSETDVRSASWNALVAYGIVMVTIGAFIFGQTTTNSIYQDIINHSDGSLAEKH